CTGATGAAGTTGGTTGTAAAAGATACGCTACTATCGGAACTTATAACCAGGCGAATAGCTCAATTAACTGGACGGGCGGAGAAAGATTTTTTAATGCAAAAATTGAGTCTTGCGATTCTGGTAATGAAGGATGTCACAGTTTTATTAGGACAGAGAGTAGTTTAGACGTTAACCTGATAGCTGATGGTAGCTTTGAGGAAAGTCTTTGTATTGTGGAGGTAGGAGGAGGTGTCTCAGGTAACTCAGATAATAATAATGAAGTTATAACCAAAGGTAAATTATCTTGGTTTGATTCTTTAATTAAAGGGGCAGTGGCTCAAAACTCTTTAGCTAGTTGTTTAATCAGTAATTTCTCTTCTTCAGGTAATTTGCCTAGTCCAAATAATCATTGGTATATAAGAGTAGCACCTGGACAATCCGCTAAAGCCGGGGTAACCAACAGTGATTCAACTCATGCCAGCCATAGCCTTTATGTTGAAGGACAGGCCGGTCTTTATTCTAAATTGGACGGTTCAACACCCTCACTTTTACCGGCTGGTTTTTCCATGGAAGGTGATGTTTATTATTCCCTGGCCGCCGCGGTTAAAGTTTTGGAAGGTAAAGTCAGGATCGGTTTTGGCGGTGGAGAAAATCGTTTTGTTGAAATAGATTCAGACGGTGTTTGGGAAACCAGAAACTTGGAATTTTATAATCCGTCTGGTGTAGCCTCGGCTATTGATTTCTATATTGAAGGCACAGACGGTACTGCTAAATTCTATATTGACTCAGTAAAATTAAGTAAAGGTAGAGCCGAGCTTACTTATAAACCATATGGCCAGGGCGGACAAATTTATCAAAAACTATTACCAGCTTACCTGGAAGCTCTTTGTTATGAGAATGTTCAAGGTGGAAACTTTAGCTATAAAGACAATGCACCCGATGAGTGTTTTGATTTTGCTAGAAAGTGTGGTGCTGATGAAGTCGGTTGTGAAAGGTATACTTCCCTTAAAACCAATATATCTTTAACCGCCAAAACCAAGCCCTATGATCTTTGTCCAGGTAGTTGCTTGGGTTATGACACTTATGTTCGTCAGGCGGATGATTTTAATCGTAAAGAAAATGCTCACTTTATTCCAAATACCGCCAGTTTTTGTAGTGCCCAAGCTGTTGGTTGTACCGCCTTTACTAACTTGGATAAATTAGGACAAGGAGCTGAGGCTATTGAGTATTACAAGTCTATGCGCCACTGTATTAAACCGGACACCCAAGCTTGCGGAGATTTTTATACTTGGGAAGGTTCTGATGATGCCGGTTACCAGCTAAGAGTTTTCTCTTTAAAGAGAAATGGCAATAGACCAGCTAGTACCATGGATCCCGAGGAGGAAAGCCAGCTTTGTAATGAAGAAATATTTAAGAAAAAACCCGGAGAGCCTGGTTATAACTTTGATTGTCGTGAATTTTATACAAGAGATGGAGCTATCTTTTATCATCTTTATACCAAAACCATAAGTTGTAGTGAAGATTGTCATCCTTATCGTCGAGACGGAGTAACAGCTCAGGAGTGTACTGCTAATGGTGGGCAGTGGGATACCGAACAGGCTCGTTGTCTTTACTACGCTATTCCCTCGGAAGGTGTAACTTGTTCAGCCTCTGAAGTTGGTTGCGGGGAATATACCGGTAATATTGCTAGCAATGTTAGGACGGCCTTTTATGACAGTTTTGAAGATGCTAATAACCCCTTAATGGGCTGGAGTCCTGGTTCGCACAGTGCTGTTTCTCTTAACCTTAATGGAAATTCTTTATTAACTAATGCGCCAGTTGGTAATATAAGTCGCGTAAGTAAGAGAGTAGGTGCTTATCAGCCGATTGAAAACTACATGGGAGTAAATCGTAACATGTCATATACCATTAGTTTTCTTGCCAAGGCAGCTAACCCGTCCACTAATGTTGAGTCCATTCTTTTCCGTAATGATGAAGGCGAAGAAGCTTTATTCTCTTTGGGCTCTTCTAGAGGTATGTCTACTGATTGGCGTCTTTATACTTTTAATCTTGGCGTTCTTGATCATACCCCAAGTCCTTTGGGAGATAACAGGGGAGAAGAACTTCGTTTAGCTTTCTCTAATAGAGTCTATATTGATGATATTCGGTTAACCGAGGTGCCTGATCGTTATTATCTGATCAAAGATTCTTGGAGTACGCCTATTGTGTGTGATCAAGACATGGGTGGTAACCCTTCTCCTCGTCACATGCTTGGTTGTAGTCAATATAGGAAAATAGATAACAGTACGGTTAATCTTAAGAGCTTTAGCGAACTTTGCCAAGATTCAGCAGCTGGTTGTGAGGCTATGATTGATACCCAAAATTCAACTTTGGCCAGAGCCAGAACGATTAAAGGTGTGGAAATACCGGCTCATAAGATGATTAATGTTGTCTATGACAGAACCAAACAATGTGGAGCAGATAATAAAGGATGCCAGAGAGCCGGTGTGGGCTCAACTTATGAAACTGTTACTACCTATAGCGATATTTATATTAGGAACAATCCAGATCGTTATTCTAGTACTGTTTGTGGTGCAGAATCTGTTGGTTGTAGTCAATGGACCGGCGGAGCGGAAGGTACCGGTACATACTACTTTAAGGATCCTGGTAAAGAAGTCTGTGAATGGCGCTTAAAATCTGGTACAGTTAATGATTATGGTTGGTATAAAAAAGATGTTAAACGATGTTCAGCTGCTCCGAATAATATTTGTTCAAGTAATGCAGATTGCGGTGCAGGAATTTGTCAGGAGGTAGCCTGTACAACTACTTTTGATAAAACCCTTGGCATAGGTGGAGCTAATAACGCAGTAGCCCAACCATCTGAATGGGCTGGTCTTTGTGAGGCCGCGCAATCCGGTTGTACCGAATACCTAGATCCTTTGTCCAAGTTTAACGCCAACCTGGTAATGAATCCGACTTATGCTGTTAATCCTCCCAATACCCAAAGATATGATCCTTGGACACCGGCAGGTAATATAGCTACCCAAATAATGAGTCTTGAAAAGCATAAGGTATATACTTTAACTGGTGGGGATAATGACCAGAACGCAACCCATGATGTCTTTGTTCGATGTGATGCCGTGGGGTCAACTCTTTATGAACTTAATAGTGGTAATAATAAATTTGAAATTAAGACTGGAGGAACAACCAGGTCGGTTAGAGGAAAAGACAGTGTACAGTTTTATGTTATTAGTTCAAGTCCTCAACAATCTGTGGCTTGTACGTTAACGAGGAATAATACTAATCCAATAGAAGCTGTTTCTGTCTCCTTAAAGGAAGCGATTGTTGCGTATCAGCTGAAACAGAACTTGGATTATGAAACACCCAATGGATTGGTTAATTTCAATAAAGGGCATATTCTCTTTAATGAAAGATCATATGGACCAAGGGGTTTAACCTCGCTAAGATACAATGCCAATCGTACCAGTAAAGACGAAGACACTGTAGACGGAGTTAGTCCGCTTCCTGCCGATACCTTTAACAAAAATAACGCTAATGAAATAATTGCCGTTACTGCCGATAGAGTCTGTGGACAGTGGCTTTCTTGTCGTGCTTATGTAACCGATCCACAGAATCCTAATAGACAAGTTTGTGTGGATGTTGGTCTTTGTAATGAATTAGATAGTGAGGGTAGGTGTAATAATTTCGTTAATATGGAAGCAGGAGATATTATTAACCAAACCAATAGTAGTGCGATTATTCATAATATGACCGGCTACAGTAAAGTCGGCTATTCAGACGGCTCAGCTATTGTTTCCCAAGGAGCTAAGAGTTATTACAACCTCGGGGCCATGCGTCAGGTGGGTGCACCAATTAAAGTTGAAAATGGTAGTTTTGAACGTTATGAAGATGCCAGTTGGCAAGGCTTTGGTCATCAGGGATCAGGAGACAATGCACCTTTCTTTAAATATATTCTCCATCCTGCGGAATTGTCCGCAGCCGGTTTGAATTCAATCCATAAAGTTGTTTCCTCTACGTCAAGTTATTTGCCGCCGGAAGGTGTTGGTATGGGGGAAGTTAAGAAAAACTCCTCGGCACTGCAAAAGAAGATTGATTTTATTGAAAACGGACAAACCTATATTATTTCAGCTTATCTTTATGCGAAAAGTTTAGAGGGAGAAGTTGGTATTAAGCTTTGTCCAAAGCCAACCAACCAGCTGGGAGGTTTGTGTACCACCGAATTATTGGTTTCCAATAATAATAGCCGAGACGAGTGGAAAAGAGTTAGTGCCTCCTTTAGGATAGAAAACGCTGGGGAATACCAATTGGAATTGTTTAATAGTACAGGCGCCAGTGCTTACTTTGATGATATTAGAATACAATCTAGCTTGGCTTATCGTTGTAACACCGATGAGACTGGAGATTGTCCAGTAATTGCCAATAGTCAAACAGGCGCAGTTAGGGAATTTTTGGGACCGTCTTGTAGACTATACCCCAATGCCAGTGCCTCGGCTTGTAGACATATAGATAACAATAGAGTGGAACATAAAGGTATCCAAGGTTATTGTCTTGAAACAGATCCTAAGAATCCGGGAACCTGTCTTATGTGGTATCCGTTAGATAGGATAGCTTCGGAATTGAATGATGATGAGTTGACTCCAGTGGTCTTAGAAAATGGTTTATTCTATTGTATTAAAGCCCAAGACAGATGTGATGCTAATAATAATGATAAACCAACTTTGGATTGTGAAGAAGTAATTGTTGTTAATATAGATAAATATTGGTATAACAGACTAAGGCCAGATTCACAATTTACCATAGGCGGAGGTAGTTCTTTTTGGCCTGCCAATAATGGAGTTATTGCTGATGATATAGTTATTAACGTCGGTAATTCCTACAGAACAGCTCAGCCCGCTTTTAATGGAAGGCTTACTTTTGATGAAGGATTTAAGCGAGGTAGTATTTATGGAGCAGGGTTAAACTTTAATGAGCAACAAGGGGTAAGATCTATAAATCTTGTTCAGGGTGGCACATTTAACTCCTTTGTTCCTTATTGGTTTAGGGAGTATAAGTATCAAGTTGGTTATGATTTACCCGGAACTGGTTCTCACTCAGCTTGGTCCACTTCTATTGGAGAGCCTCAGAATCGCCAGGTATGTTTAAGGTCTAATTGGGATGAAATAACGGCACCAAACGGCACTCAGAGTGAGGATATTCCACATGATTCTGGGTTTGCTTTAATGACGAGAAATGCAGGGGGAGGTAGTACGGGACAATGTAATCATACGAACTGTTTTTGTAATGGAGGGCCATGTCCGCAGATAGGTTTTACTTGGTGGTCTTATAATAATAATAGTGATTATACTAAGCAAAAATCAGCCATAGAGGGAGATGGTATATCTATATGGTTTACAAATGGGAATGATAATAAAATAAGATTGTTTAGACAGGGTGAGTCTGCAAATACAAGAAGAGCCCATGCAATGTTTGGCGATAATATAAAAGACTATTATGTTGCAACTTCTCGCAACGCGGCTATTCAGGCAATTAAAAGATTGTTTATTACAGACAACAAGGGAGTTAATGGACCAAATACCGGAACATTCTTATGGAAGCTTTGGAGATGGGAACAGGGCTCATATCAAGATAAAACAAATGAGTTAGATGGTGAACTAGCAAGTTTCCCACTTAGAGAATGCCCCTCTACTGGTCGGCCGGATTCTTTTGTCCAGGATAATGATCCTAGTATTCCTTCGGACTATTGCTATGTTAGACCGTTAATATCCGACTTTAGAATACCAAACGCCGGTAATAACGGGGTAGATAATTATCAGGTTAGTGGTAGAGGAGAGGACGTAACTTTTTCTCTAAATACAAAAACAGATTCTGAACAGTTACCTATAGAAAAAGTTGAAGTTGATTTTGGATTTAAAGATAGTTTAAATGAACCAGTAACCAGATTAATAGCACAAAGAGCTGGTGATAATAATCCGAGAATATTTTCTCAGAGATTAAGTTATCATGATGTTAATAATGTTCACAATAATCCTTCGGATCCAGCTGAGCGTCTTTGTGCGGCTGAAAATCAAATAACCAAATTTGGCGAATGTCCGGGAGGTAGCGGAGCTTGCTGTATTATTAAACCTAAAGTTAAGATTACGGATAACTGGGGTTATTCTAATGAAGTTAGTTACGGAGGAACCGTTGTATTAAGAGCAAACATTGAATAACTTGACTATATTTCTCGTTTGTGATTTAATTAAAATTAATAATTAAATACTGTAAATTAAAAACTAAAGGAGGGTAAACCCTTGAAAAAACTAACAATAAATTTATTTTTAGGGCTATTCTTTTTAGCCCAAATTCAAAATTTGCCTGCTCAACAATGGCAGACAGTATCAATTCCTAACTATTCCGGCCCGCTTATTTGCGGAGATTTTGTTAACGATTTAACGGGATATGTTGCGCAAAGAAAGATGTGGAAAACCACTGATGGAGGTTATACCTGGAATCATATCTTTGATTTTCCTTATTCCAATAATGCTATAACCGGAATGAAGTTCTTTAACGAAAATTTCGGAGTAATTTCCGGACTTTCTGGAAAAATAATGAAAACTACTGACGGAGGAAATTCTTGGATTGATATTTCCACTCAATCAAATATTCATGCTCTCTTTGAGGTTCATTTTTTTTCAGAAGAGAATTTCGCTCTAACGGGTCATGGTCTCGCGTCAACTACCAATGGAGGAGTTACTTGGGATAAAGTTTATTCTACAGGTAGTCAAACGTGGTTTAGGGGGGCTGCTTTTGATGGTAATAATATTATTGCAGGGCTGAGCCATGATTTTTCTTATATTAAGAGTAATAATGGTGGAACAACTTGGAATACAGGATCTGTTATGTTGGACAATAAAAAGATAATTGAACCCTACGCTATTAAGATCCCTGACTACACTCTTTTAGTTGGAGTTATTTCTGGTAGTCCATATACATTAGTTTCAGCTAAAACTAGTAATAACGGACAAACATGGATTACTAAAGATTTCGGTCTATCTGTTTGGGGAGTCGGTAGAGTTATTTATTATAATCAAGTTATTTATCTTACTACTAGTATTAGTGAAAGAGCGGTGATTATGAGATCAACTGACTATGGAGAAATTTGGAGCGAGTTTCTAGAGTTTCCATCTAATTGGTCTGTCGCTAATCTTTTAATAAATAATCAAAAGATTTATCTAGTGAGGTCTGACGGCTTAATATCTTTCACAGATATTAACGTCGGAATCCAAACCACCTCAACCGAGGTGCCGGATGGATTCCAAATCTCACAAAATTACCCCAATCCATTTAATCCGGAAACAAAAATAAACTTTCAGATACCAAAAGGAGACTTTGTTTCTCTAAAGGTATTTGATATTACCGGAAAAGAAGTCGCAACACTTGTTAATCAAAATCTTGAAGCAGGAAGCTATGAGTATAGCTTCAATGCTTCAAACTTAACAAGCGGTGTTTACTTCTACACAATACAGGCAGGTCAATTCACTGAGACCAAGAGAATGGTTCTCGTGAAATAAAAACTTGCTAAATATCCTTGCCACCATGGCTAGGAAAACCCCTTTTCTTTTTTTCTTTCTTAAAAAGGGGTTTTTTATTTGTTTAATAATTACATAATAATCATATTTGGTCTTAATTTACCCCCCTAACTTGTTCTTGTTGGAGTTAAATGCTAAAATATTAGTAGATTAAAGTCCTCATGATTTTAAATTAATTACAATATATATCCTATATATCTTAGCTTTAAATATGTTTTACTCTATTTTTAAGAAAATCTTTGACCTTAAAAGGCTTTCTAAACCCGCCTTTTTTAGTCGTTTTTCTTCTGTTCGTTCTTCTTCTTCTTCTTCTTCTTCAGCCTTTACTCTAGTAGAACTTTTGGTGGTAATTGCCATTATCGGGGTTTTAACAACTGTTAGTGTGGTTTATTTTAATAGTTCTCGTGTGGCAGCTAGAGACGCGAAAAGATTGGCTGACATCAAGCAAATACAAATAGCTCTTAAACTATATTATCAGGACTATGGAGAATATCCCCAAACCGTTACCCCGGGAGGTGCTATTGCCTCTGGATCTAAGAACTATCTTTTAAGAGTACCCTCTAATCCTACACCCAGAAACGATGGAGATTG
This genomic window from Patescibacteria group bacterium contains:
- a CDS encoding T9SS type A sorting domain-containing protein, whose amino-acid sequence is MKKLTINLFLGLFFLAQIQNLPAQQWQTVSIPNYSGPLICGDFVNDLTGYVAQRKMWKTTDGGYTWNHIFDFPYSNNAITGMKFFNENFGVISGLSGKIMKTTDGGNSWIDISTQSNIHALFEVHFFSEENFALTGHGLASTTNGGVTWDKVYSTGSQTWFRGAAFDGNNIIAGLSHDFSYIKSNNGGTTWNTGSVMLDNKKIIEPYAIKIPDYTLLVGVISGSPYTLVSAKTSNNGQTWITKDFGLSVWGVGRVIYYNQVIYLTTSISERAVIMRSTDYGEIWSEFLEFPSNWSVANLLINNQKIYLVRSDGLISFTDINVGIQTTSTEVPDGFQISQNYPNPFNPETKINFQIPKGDFVSLKVFDITGKEVATLVNQNLEAGSYEYSFNASNLTSGVYFYTIQAGQFTETKRMVLVK